From Cricetulus griseus strain 17A/GY chromosome 1 unlocalized genomic scaffold, alternate assembly CriGri-PICRH-1.0 chr1_0, whole genome shotgun sequence, a single genomic window includes:
- the Fam71f1 gene encoding protein FAM71F1 isoform X3 produces MMTSVPPRKPWWNSKKTVKVIRSYPTFPSLNAWEKFRGLLPVDGEPNPGVGLGVEEGLLCQIVHSPEFNLFPNSVVFESNFVQVRRSRHWKEIYKASNTMALGVTSSVPCLPLPNILLMARVKWHQGQSQTWNRPSTAPSIILKSILPLKFVELQICDHHERILRLRTVTEKIYFLKLHPDHPETVFLFWIRLVQILQKGLSITTKDPSILVTHCLVPKSLCNPCGKSELVQKKPPCSRPSESLMQLMAQGESEALSQIFADLHQQKQYRRSKEMQINKTSSGISI; encoded by the exons ATGATGACATCAGTTCCACCTAGAAAGCCGTGGTGGAATTCGAAGAAGACTGTAAAAGTTATAAGATCTTATCCAACCTTCCCTTCCTTGAATGCCTGGGAAAAATTCAGGGGCCTCTTGCCTGTGGATGGGGAGCCGAACCCAGGAGTGGGCCTGGGTGTGGAGGAAGGACTGCTCTGCCAGATCGTTCATTCTCCAGAATTCAACCTGTTTCCTAACTCTGTGGTGTTTGAAAGCAACTTTGTCCAG GTCAGAAGGAGCAGACATTGGAAAGAAATCTACAAAGCCTCCAACACAATGGCCCTTGGGGTGACCTCCTCTGTGCCCTGTCTTCCCCTCCCCAACATCCTCCTTATGGCCAGAGTCAAATGGCATCAGGGGCAGAGCCAGACATGGAACAGACCATCCACAGCCCCGAGCATCATCCTGAAGAG CATTCTCCCTTTGAAGTTTGTGGAGCTCCAGATCTGTGACCACCATGAACGCATCCTGAGGTTGAGGACAGTCACCGAGAAGATCTACTTCCTAAAGCTCCACCCTGACCATCCTGAGACTGTCTTCCTTTTTTGGATCCGCCTGGTTCAAATTCTGCAGAAGGGTCTGTCCATCACCACCAAGGACCCTAGCATCCTTGTCACTCACTGCCTGGTACCCAAGAGCCTCTGCAACCCATGTGGGAAGTCTGAG TTAGTGCAGAAGAAACCTCCATGTTCCCGGCCCAGTGAGAGCCTCATGCAGCTGATGGCCCAGGGGGAGAGCGAGGCTCTCTCACAGATCTTTGCCGACTTGCATCAGCAGAAACAGTACAG GAGGAGCAAAGAGATGCAGATCAACAAGACCAGCTCAG
- the Fam71f1 gene encoding protein FAM71F1 isoform X2: MMTSVPPRKPWWNSKKTVKVIRSYPTFPSLNAWEKFRGLLPVDGEPNPGVGLGVEEGLLCQIVHSPEFNLFPNSVVFESNFVQVRRSRHWKEIYKASNTMALGVTSSVPCLPLPNILLMARVKWHQGQSQTWNRPSTAPSIILKSILPLKFVELQICDHHERILRLRTVTEKIYFLKLHPDHPETVFLFWIRLVQILQKGLSITTKDPSILVTHCLVPKSLCNPCGKSELVQKKPPCSRPSESLMQLMAQGESEALSQIFADLHQQKQYSSRRSKEMQINKTSSGISI; the protein is encoded by the exons ATGATGACATCAGTTCCACCTAGAAAGCCGTGGTGGAATTCGAAGAAGACTGTAAAAGTTATAAGATCTTATCCAACCTTCCCTTCCTTGAATGCCTGGGAAAAATTCAGGGGCCTCTTGCCTGTGGATGGGGAGCCGAACCCAGGAGTGGGCCTGGGTGTGGAGGAAGGACTGCTCTGCCAGATCGTTCATTCTCCAGAATTCAACCTGTTTCCTAACTCTGTGGTGTTTGAAAGCAACTTTGTCCAG GTCAGAAGGAGCAGACATTGGAAAGAAATCTACAAAGCCTCCAACACAATGGCCCTTGGGGTGACCTCCTCTGTGCCCTGTCTTCCCCTCCCCAACATCCTCCTTATGGCCAGAGTCAAATGGCATCAGGGGCAGAGCCAGACATGGAACAGACCATCCACAGCCCCGAGCATCATCCTGAAGAG CATTCTCCCTTTGAAGTTTGTGGAGCTCCAGATCTGTGACCACCATGAACGCATCCTGAGGTTGAGGACAGTCACCGAGAAGATCTACTTCCTAAAGCTCCACCCTGACCATCCTGAGACTGTCTTCCTTTTTTGGATCCGCCTGGTTCAAATTCTGCAGAAGGGTCTGTCCATCACCACCAAGGACCCTAGCATCCTTGTCACTCACTGCCTGGTACCCAAGAGCCTCTGCAACCCATGTGGGAAGTCTGAG TTAGTGCAGAAGAAACCTCCATGTTCCCGGCCCAGTGAGAGCCTCATGCAGCTGATGGCCCAGGGGGAGAGCGAGGCTCTCTCACAGATCTTTGCCGACTTGCATCAGCAGAAACAGTACAG TTCCAGGAGGAGCAAAGAGATGCAGATCAACAAGACCAGCTCAG